In Pseudoxanthomonas sp. SE1, the genomic stretch TCTCGCCCTGGATCGCCACGCTCGATGGCGACGGCCAGAACGATCCGGCCGACATCCTGAAACTACTGACCGCTCGCCAAGCGGCTTCGCCGCAGATACGCCTGTTCGCTGGCTGGCGCACCGAGCGCAAGGACACGGCCAGCAAGCGCTGGGCCTCGCGCTGGGCCAATCGCATCCGGCAATCACTGTTGCGGGATGACACGCCCGATACCGGCTGTGGCATCAAGCTGTTCGACCGCGCTGCATTCTTGGACCTACCCTATTTCGATCACATGCACCGCTACCTGCCGGCACTGATGCAGCGCGCCGGCTGGAAGACACTCAGTGTGCCGGTCTCCCACCGACCGCGGGGATCGGGCCAGTCCAAGTACACCAACCTGGGCCGTGCGCTGGTGGGCATCCGCGACCTGATGGGCGTGGCCTGGCTGATCCAGCGCAGCCATGTAACCGCCACCAGCGAGCTCAGTGCTGGCTCCAAGTCATGAACGTAATGGATCAGGAAATCCTATGGTTGAGCTGGACGGGCCTACATACAACGCCCTGGAAGCTCATTGGCCTGACCGGTGCGGCCTTCTTCGGCGTGCGCTGGCTGATCCAGTTCGTGGCGTCCAAACGCGCCGGCCGGCCGGTGATCCCGCGCCTGTTCTGGTACATGAGTTTGTGCGGCAGCCTGATGGCTTTGAGCTACTTCCTGTTCTCGTCCAAGCAGGATGCCGTGGGCGTCGTGCAGAACCTGCTGCCGGCCTTCACCGCCGCGTATAGCCTGTATCTGGACATACGCCATCACCGTAGCATTGGTACGAGCGCCGTAGCCAAACCCGCCTCGTCCCCTTCCGAGGACGATCACTCCTGCTAGATCGTGGCACTGGGCTGCGCGCTTGGTCGACTTTCGCGCCACGCAGCCCGCAACACGCGCACCGCCGAGCGCAGGAACAGAACCAGCAACGCTGCAGCAATCACTAGGTCGGGCCACCCCGCGCCGAAGGCCCACACCAGCGCCGCGGCCAGGATGACGGCGACGCCCTCGTAGATATCATTGCGCGAACACTCCCACGCCGAGGCCATGTTGATATCGCCGGCGCGATAGGGGTTCAGCAACCACAGGCAGACCGCATTGGCCGCCAAGTTAAGCAACGCAGCCACCCCCATGCTCTCAAAGATCGGAACACCCGGATGGGCCAAGCGCCAGACGATCTGTACGCCTACCGCGATCGCGGCCCCTAGGATCAAGAAGCCTTTGAGCAGGGCCACCCGGCCCTTCAGGTGTGCCGATGCGCCCACCACCGCCAGGCTCACCGCATAGGTCAGCGCATCCCCGAGGTTGTCCAGGCTTCCGGACAACAGGGACGAAGAGTGGGAGTGCCACGCGGCGAGGGCCATCATGACGAAGGTCGCCAGGTTGATCAGCAGCACGATCACCAGCACCTTGCGCTGCTTGGCTTGCATACCCGCTACATCGACTACCTTGCCGCAGCCACAGCATTCAGACATCACGCGCTCCGTTGAGGGGCCACTCCTGCAACCGGAAAATCACAGTTTGGGCCCGGCTAGCGTAAAGTCTGTAGTAACTACAGAGTCAAGCGATCCTTCCATGAAGATCAGTCAGGCTGCCGAAGCCAGCGGATGCCACCTTGAAACCATCCGCTACTACGAGAAGATCGGGCTGCTGCCCCACCCCACTCGCACGGACAGTGGTTATAGGGCTTATACGAGCGCCGATATCGAGCGCCTGCGGTTCATCGCGCGAGGGCGGGATCTGGGCTTCAGTCTGGAAGAGATCCGCAGCCTCCTGCAACTGGCCAGCGATGAGCGTTTGTCCTGCGACGACGTCGATCGCCTGGCGCGTACACATCTGACCGATATTCGTGCGCGCCAGGAAGATCTTCGCCGGATGGCCGATGAACTTGAGCGTGTCATCATCAGTTGCCACGGGGGACAGCGGGCCGAGTGCACGATTCTTTCGACGCTACGTCAGCCAACGCAAAGTTTTGAGGTGTAACTGTGTAGCGTTTTTTTACTATCGGCCAAAAGCGGACTGGACCGGCCAGAGTTCTGTAGACACTCAGTCGCCGCTCTGCGCGTAGCGCCTTTCAAACTCTACCGGTGACAGTCCGCCAGCGGAACCATGCCGGCGGATCGGGTTGTAGAACATCTCGATGTAGTCGAACACGTCCGATGCTGCCATCGCGCGTGTCGGGTAGATCCGCCGCTTGATCCGCTCTTTCTTCAGCACGCTGAAGAAGCTCTCGGCCACGGCATTGTCGTGGCAGTTCCCGCGTCGGCTCATGCTCGGCACCATCCGGTGCGCTTTCAGGAACGACTGCCAATCGCTGCTGGTGAACTGACAGCCCTGATCCGAATGCACCAGCACGCCTGGGCCCGGCTTGCGCCGCCAAGCCGCTGCCACCAGCGCCTGCAGCACCAGATCGCTGGTCATCGTCGGCGCCGTCGCCCAGCCGACGATCTGCCGCGAGTACAGGTCCATCACCGCTGCCAGGAACAGCCAGCCCTCGTAGGTCCGGATGTAGGTGATGTCCGTCACCCAGACCGTGTTCGGCGCCGGTGGCGCGAAGTTCCGGTTGAGCACATTGGTCACCACGCCCACGGGACCTCCGCGATGACGTGGCTTGCGGCCGTAGCCGACTTGGGCACGCAGGCCTTCTGCCTTCATCAGCCTAAGGACGCGGTGCCGGCTGCAGCGCTCGCCGGCCTCGCGCAGGTCCAGGGTGATCTTGCGGTAGCCATACACCGTGCCGCTGGTCAGCCAGTGGTGCTTGATCAGCCCCAGCAGGCGCTGATCTTCGCGCTCACGAGCGCTGGCGCCATGGCGCAGCCAAGCGTAGTAGCCGCTGCGCTGCACGCCAAGCACCCGGCACATCGCCACCAAGCGGAACTCCCGGGCGTGCGCACGCATGAACGCGTACTTCGCCCTTACCCCTTGGCAAAGTACGCGGCGGTGAGTTCAACCCGTCAATGCAACATGATCAACAGTTGCACTGATAGGAGCGAACGATATGGCAAGGATGGGACGGCCCGGCATGTCTCGAGCCCAGAAGCGAGATCTATGGCGACGATGGAAGGGCGGCCAGTCGCTCAGCGACATTGCCCGCTTCTTTGACAAGAATCCGGGTTCGATTTTCGGGGTTCTGGCCGCGCAAGGCGGGATCGCGCCGAGGGAACGTCGCCGATCCGCCCGGTCGCTGAGCTTAATGGACCGCGAAGAGATATCTCGATGCCTAGCTTCTGGCCAGTCGTTTCGCCAGATTGCGCTCAGCCTAGGGCGGCCTACCTCGACGATTAGCCGGGAAGTGGCACGGCATGGTGACCGTGACCGATATCGGGCCGCACATGCCGATGAGGCCGCTTGGGAGGCAGCCCGGAGGCCACAGTCTTGCCGGTTGGCCGATAACCCTCGTCTGCGCTGGTTGGTGGCTTGCAAGCTGGGCCAGCAGTGGTCGCCGGAACAGATCGCCGGCTGGCTTAAGCTGAGGTTCCCGCTCAACCAGGCACTGCAGGTGTCGCACGAAACGATCTACCGGAGCTTGTTCATCCAGGCGCGCGGCCTGCTCAAGAAGGAACTCCTGGCGCACCTGCGCACGCGTCGTCGTATGCGCCACTCAAAGCTGGCCACCGCGATGCCTCGCGGCGGGATCATCGACGCGGTATCGATTCGGGAGCGTCCGGCGGAGGTCGAAGATCGCGCCGTGCCAGGGCATTGGGAGGGTGATCTGATCACGGGCAGCAACAATTCCCACATCGCGACGCTTGTGGAACGGCACTCGCGCTTCGTGATGCTGGTGAAAGTGAAGGGTAAGGACACCAACAGCGTCGTCTCGGCGCTGAGCCGGCAAGTGAAAACACTGCCAACCGCGCTGCGAAAATCGCTGACGTGGGATCGAGGCGGTGAGATGGCCAGCCACAAGAACTTCACCGTGGCGACCGACACGCAGGTCTACTTCTGCGATCCGCAAAGCCCTTGGCAGCGCGGTTCGAACGAAAACACCAATGGCCTTCTGCGGCAGTACTTCCCCGACGGCACGGATCTATCCCGCCATTCGCAGGCATTCTTGAACAAGATCGCCAGACGTCTCAACGAAAGACCTCGTAAGACCTTGGGCTTCCAGACGCCAGCCGCTAAGCTGAGCCAAGCCGTTGCGTCGACGGGTTGAACTCACCGCGGCTTTTTTTAGGATGTCGCGCTCCTCGGTCACCCGCCGTAGCTCGGCCTTGAGCCGGCGGATCTCGGCTGAGTCGCTCGGCGCAACCGTGGCTCCAGCGGCCGGCATCGTCTTCTTGGCCGCCTGCACCCAGCCATACAACGTGTGCTTGGGAATCCCGATCCGGGAGGCGACGTCCACCACCGTGAAGCCACGCTCGATCACCTGCTTCACCGCTTCGGCCCGGAACTCATCCGTGTACTGCTTGCTGTTGCTCATAAACACCTCGGTCATTGCCATCAATTATGGCAACCGGATGTCTACGAAAGGCTGGCCGGTCCAGTTTGCGCTTATGTTAGCAATCCCATATCAAGGAAATTGTTCAGAACCCACTGACGCCGCCACGATGCGTGGAGAGATACGTAGATTCACCCTCGCCCTGTGCGGCTTTGCGATGCTCGCCGCTCAGCTCTTCCACATCTATCTTCCCTGGCTGATTGCGCGACCGGCGATGCTCGCCTTCCTGATGCTGATGCTGTTCGGCACGCCTATGCTCCTGTTTCCGCTGGCAAGGAGCCCGATCACTCTGGCGGTTCTCGTTGCGATGGCAGGCTGGTCGCCAGCCTGTGGATCGGCGGTGAAGGCACGCCTTCTGCATCGAGGCTCGGTCCGCAGCAATCGGCGACCAGCATCGGGCCGATTCTGGCGCCGATCGCCGTCGCCGCCATCAGCACGGATGGGCAGTTTGTCGTTGCCTGGGGGCTGGCCGCGGCTTCGCTCATGCTGACGCTCAGCCTTTCACGGCTCTGGCCCCAGCGCGGCGCTGGCTCCCCCGATTGTCCCCGTCCCTGAACCTCGCGGCACGGCAGAAGTCCGCAGCTCTCGATGCCCCATCACCCGCCTGCGCGCGGCGATGAAGAACGTGTTTTCAGCTCTCGGTCAACGGCAAGAGGATGTAGAACTTGGTCAGCTTCTCGTCGGACAGCGCGCTGACCGACCCGCCATGCGCCTCGACGATGGATTTGACGATGGCCAGTCCCAGCCCGGCGCCTTCGCCCTTTCGGTGGGCGGCGTGCCCCACCCGGTAGAAGCGGTTGAAGATGCGCGAGAGCTCCTCGGGTGGAATCTTCTCGCCGGGATTCTCCACGCTGATGATGACGTCCCGATCCTTCTGCGAGAACCTCACGGTGATGGTTTCGCCACTGGGCGTGTACCGGATCGCATTGGAGATCAGATTGCTGAGCGCCCGGCGAAGCATTTCCCGATCACCGCGGATCGGTGTCGTGCGGCCGCGAAGTTCGAGCTTCACGCCTCGCTCTTCCACCAAGGCCTCGAAGTACTCGAACAGCCCCCGGACGGCGTCCTCAAGGACCACGCTCTCCAGATTCAGATTGCCCGGATCGTTCTCGGTCTGAGCCAGGAACAGCATGTCGTTGATCATGCGGTTCAGGCGCCCGAACTCTTCCAGGTTGGAATAGAGAATCTCCCGATACTCGTCGGCCGAGCGGGCCTGACCGAGCGCCACTTCCGTCTGCGTGGTCAGGTTCGTGACCGGCGTGCGCAACTCGTGGGCGATGTCGGCCGAGAAGTTCGCCAGTTGCTCGAACCCATCCTCGATGCGCCCGAGCATGTCGTTGAAGGACGCGATGGTTTCTTCCAGCTCGACCGGTACAGCCTTGGGATCCAATCGCAGATACAGCTTGGACGAGGTGATCGCGCGAATCTTCTCGTTCGCCCTGTGGATCGGAATGTGCCCCCAGCGAACCGCGAACCAGGCGACAAGGATCGCGATGCACATGACCACGCAGATGGTCCACCACTGGATGCGCTTGAAGCTCCGGATGAATTCGAGATGGCCGCCGATGTTCATCGCCACGGCGATCGTGTAGGTACCGCTCAGACTGGTGTCGCCCCCGACCTGGATGACGCCACCTCGATAGGACTTCCCGTTCTCTTCCCATATCGTCATGCTTTGCCTGTCCGCCAGAGGGACGGGAGGTGTGCGCCGGGCGAAGCTCGCCAGGTCCGGACCGTCCTTCGGCGCGTACAGCGTCTTTCCGCCGGCATCAGCGACATAGTAGTAGACCCCGTGATGCCCCCGAACCGCACGGCGCAAGGCCTGCGTATCGCTTCCGTCCTGCACCTCGCCCAGTGCCCGGATGACCGAACTGGCGATCACGCCCAACTCTTCCTCATCCATTTCGGCGAAATGCCGGTCGAGGGATCCCACGCTGACCCAACTGAACAGAAGGAGCACCACCATCATCGCGATGCCGACGAGGCCGGTGACCCGTGCGGAGAGCGACGCCGGACGCCGCAGAAAGGCAAACCGGTCAGGCATCCGGCAGGTCCAGCGTGTAGCCCATGCCACGTACGGTCTGGATGAGCTTGGGCTCGAAGCTGTCGTCGATTTTGGCGCGCAGCCGTCGGATCGCGACGTCGATGACGTTGGTGTCGCTGTCGAAATTCATGTCCCAGACCTGCGAGGCGATCAGCGAACGCGGCAGCACTTCGCCTTGGCGACGCGCCAGCAGTTCGAGCAAGGCGAACTCCTTGCTGGTCAGGTTGATACGCTGCCCGGCCCTCGTGGCACGACGGCGCGCCAGATCCAACTCCAGATCCGCAATCTGGATGCGATCGTGCGGAATAGGCGAACCCCCTCTGCGCAACAACGTCCGGACGCGTGCGAGCAGTTCCGAGAACACGAACGGCTTGACCAAGTAGTCGTCGGCGCCCAACTCCAATCCCTGGACGCGATCGTCGACGCTGCTGCGAGCGGTCAGGAACAGCACCGGCACCTGGTTGCCGGCCGCCCGGATGGTTTGCAGGATTTTCCGCCCATCCATGCCCGGCAACATGACGTCGAGCACGATCAGGTCGTAATGCTCGGTCGTGGCCATATGCAGGCCGTCGGGCCCATCGCGCGCCAAGTCGACGACGAACCCGGCCTCCATCAGTCCTTGACGGACGTAGTCCGCCGTCTTGTGCTCGTCTTCGACAACCAGAAGTTTCATGTCAGCCCTATGCCCGCACTCGTTCGTGCTTCCGGCCCCCGCCACGACGGATGGATCATGATGGGTCACTGGAATCTATCGAGGCGAAGCTGCCATAAGGATGACGCAAAGATTACATATTGGTAATCATTTCGTCACCATTTGGGCCGGAGCGGCCTTGAACGAGTGAATGCCAAACAATCGCGTCAGCGTCCGCGCCTCAGCAGCAGGCTGATCGCGGTTGCGGCGGCCAACGCGAACAGGGCCGAAATGAACCAGAGGAAATCCGAATCCAGGAGGATATTGCTGAACAGGAAGCGCCCAAACGCGACGAGGGCGCCTATTGCCGTGGCCCAGTACAGGCAATCGCGCCCGGCCGGAGAGCAGGAAGCCTCCACTCCCCAGCAGCAGGACGCCCAATCCGGCAATGAAGCGCCCCAAGCGCGGAACACGGTGCCGAGCCATTCCAGGAACGCCGTGAGCCAACGTGCCCGGATCGATACCGGTGTGCCGGATATCCTCGGGCAGAAGCGCGGGGCGCAACACTAGGAAGAACACCGCAGTTCCCATGGTGAGGAGGCCGAGCGCTAGGAGCAGGATGCCGCTCAGCACGTCCCTCCGATCGACAACGTGCTGCTTCATCGCGTCCAATCTCCACAACGGCTTCGAGCGCCGACCCGACCAGGTCGGTAAGCCAGGATGCTTGCTGCCTACATTGCAAGCCGCCATCTGCCACGCGATGACGTGGTGATTACATGAATGTAATCGACGCGTAACTGACCCGACAGCGACGCCTTTCTACGCTCAGGACGCATCTTCGCCAATTGTCCCGTCCATTCTTAACTGGCGTCCTGGAGCATCGAGATGAGCGAAATTCCTGATCGGAAGCGAGGCGGTTGGCGCAGCCCCGCCGTCCTGACCCTGTGCGTCTTTCTCTTTATCGCGGGACTCTTCCTGTGGCTGGAGCACCGGGCGCACGTACTCGGTGCGCTCCCCCTCTTGCTGCCCCTGGTGATCTGCATCGGCATGCACTTCTTCCTGCACCGCGGTCACGGCGGTCACGGTGGCCACCAGACGCATCGGGAGGAGGGCGACCGCGATGACCGGTAACCCGCCCGCCTACGGCCTCTGGTTTCTGGCGCTGGTGAACGCCGGCATCTTCATTCTGTTCGCCCTGAGCTTCTTCAAGCCGACGACGGCGCGCGACTGGCGCTCGCTGGGCGCGTTTTCCGCCTTCATCGTCGCCCTGTTCGTGGAAATGTACGGCTTTCCGCTGACGCTCTACCTGTTGGCGGGTTGGGTGGGCAATCGTTTCCCGGGACTGGACCCGCTGTCCCACGACGCCGGCCACATCTGGCCCGCACTCTTCGGTTGGTCGGGAGATCCTCATCTCAATCCGTTCCACCTGGCCAGTTACATGCTGATCGGCAGCGGGTTCTGGCTGATCGCCGCCGGCTGGCGGGTGTTGCACGAGGCTCAACGCGCCGGATCGCTTGCCACCACCGGGCCGTACGCCCATGTGCGGCATCCGCAGTACGTGGGCTTCATCCTGGTGCTGATCGGATTCTTCCTGCAATGGCCCACACTCGTGACGGGCGTGATGCTGCCGATTCTGCTGGTCATGTACTGGCGGCTCGCCAAGCGGGAGGAGCGCGAGGTCGAAGCGACGTTCGGGGATCAGTATCGACGCTACGCGAGCGACGTGCCTGCATTCGTGCCGCGGCTTGGGCGCTTGTTCAACAATAGAGAAGGCCAGATCGAATGAGTCACCATGACCCGCACGCACACCACCAGCACGATCACGGCGCACACGTCCATGCGTCTCCACCCGGCACCGGCGCAGTCGTAAGCGCCGCCGGTTCGAGTCACGCAGGCCATGCCGGCCACGACCATGGCGCCATGGTCGCCGACTTCCGCAGACGCTTCTGGGTCACGCTGCTGCTGACCCCGTTTGTCCTCGCGCTGTCGCCCATGATCCAGCACGCGCTCGGCCTGGGCGAGGCGTTGGCATTCACAGGCGATCGTTACCTCCTGTTCGCCCTGTCGACCGTCGCCTATCTCTACGGCGGCTGGCCCTTCCTGGTCGGCGTCGTCTCCGAACTGCGCAAGCGTCAGCCCGGGATGATGACGCTGATCGCGTTGGCCATTTCGGCCGCCTACATCTTCTCGGTGGCAGTGACCTTCGGCTTTCCCGGGCAGGAGTTCTACTGGGAACTGGTGACGCTGATCGCGATCATGCTGCTGGGCCACTGGGTCGAGATGCGCTCGGTCATGGGGGCGTCGCGTGCCCTGGAGGAACTGGTCAAGCTGTTGCCCGACAGTGCCACCCGCATCGATGCCGATGGCAGCCTGCACGACGTCCCGATCAGCGCACTGCAGCCGGGCGACCGCGTGATCGTCCGTCCCGGCGCCAAGGTGCCGGTGGACGGGGAGATCACCGAGGGCTCCTCGGACTTCAACGAAGCCATGCTCACCGGCGAATCCCGCCCGGTCGCCAAAGGAGTCGGTGCCACCGCGATCGGCGGGGCCATCAACGGCGCGAACGCCGTCACCATACGCGTCACCGCAACCGGCGATGCCACGTATCTGTCGCAGGTGATCGACCTGGTCAAGAAGGCGCAGCAGACCCGCTCGCGCACGCAGGACATCGCCAACCGCGCTGCCGCCTGGCTGACCTACATCGCCTTGGCCGTGGGCGTCGGCACGCTGCTGGTCTGGTGGCTGGTGCTCGACGCGCCGCTCAACTTCGCCATCGAGCGCATGGTCACCGTCATGGTCGTCGCCTGCCCGCATGCCCTGGGCCTGGCGGTGCCGCTGGTGGTCGCGGTCAGCACGTCGCTGAGCGCGAGCAACGGCCTGCTGATCCGTGACCGGGCCGCGTTCGAGCGCGCGCGCCGACTGGATGCGGTCGTGTTCGACAAGACGGGCACGCTGACCGAGGGACGATTCGGGGTCAGCGACATCGTGATGCTGCAGGAGGGCGATGAGCGCCAGGAGTTGGCCTTCGCCGCGGCGGCCGAGAGCCAGTCGGAACATCCCATCGCCCATGGCATCGTGGCCGAGGCAAAGCGCCGCGACATCCCCATCCCCAAGGCCAGCGACGTGCGCAACATCACCGGCGAAGGCATCGTAGCCAACGTGGGCGACGAGCGCGTGCGCATCGTCAGCCCAGGTCATCTGGCCCGCCAGGGCAACGCCATTACCCACGAGCGGCTGGGACAGCTCGAATCGGCAGGCAAGACCGTCGTCGTACTCGAACGCGATGGTCAGCCGCGCGCACTGTTCGCGCTTGCCGATATCGTTCGGTCCGAATCCCGGGATGCCATCGCCGAATTGACCCGGCTGGGGATTCGCTCGGTGATGCTGACAGGTGATGCCCGAGGCGTGGCCGAATCGGTGTCCAAGGAACTTGGGATCTCGGAGTACTTCGCCGAGGTGCTCCCGGATCAGAAGTCGCAGAAGATTCAGGAGCTTCAGGCCCGCGGGCTATCGGTCGCCATGGTGGGCGATGGCGTAAACGACGCCCCGGCGCTGGTCCAGGCCGACCTGGGCGTGGCCATCGGCGCGGGCACCGACGTCGCCGTGGAGTCGGCCGACGTCGTGCTCGTGCGCAGCGATCCGCGCGATGTCGGCGCCATCCTTGGCCTGTCTCGCGCCACTTACCGCAAGATGGTGCAGAACCTGATCTGGGCGACCGGCTACAACACGATCGCGGTGCCCATGGCGGCGGGCATCACCTTCGGTACGGGCTTCCTGATGACGCCTGCCATCGCCGCCGTCTTCATGTCGGCCAGCACGGTGATCGTCGCCATCAATGCCCAGCTTCTCCGTTTCTACAGGCGACAAACATGACTACGACAGATTCCTCCAGCCGAGTGATCCTTCCCCTTCCCGGCAACGAAGCATTCGCCCGCCAGTTGGCGGTCGCTGGAAGGTGGGAGCTGGGAGAGCTGGAAACCCGGCGATTCCCCGACGGCGAAAGCTACGTGCGCATCGCCGCGGAGGTGGCGGACAAGTCGGTCGTCCTCGTGCAGACCCTGGCCCAGCCCGATCCCGGCTTCCTGTCGCTTGTCTTCGCCGCCGACGCCGCCCGCGACCTCGGTGCCCGCGACGTGATCCTAGTCGCACCTTACCTGGCCTACATGCGGCAGGATCGCCGCTTCCACCCCGGAGAAGCGATCACCTCCCGGAGCTTTGCCCGTCTCGTGTCGTCGAGCTTCGACCGCCTGGTAACGGTCGATCCCCATCTGCACCGTTACCCGGCGCTGTCGGCGCTCTACACCGTGCCCGCCGACACCCTTCATGCCGCTCCGCTGCTGGCCGACTGGATCACCGGCGAGGTGGAAAGGCCGTTGGTGATCGGTCCGGACGAGGAAAGTGAGCAGTGGGTGGCGGCCATCGCCCAGCGCATCGGCGCACCCCATGCAGTCCTGCGCAAGATCCGCCACGGCGACCGCAATGTCGAGGTCGCATTGTCCGACCTGTCCGCCTGGCGCGATCGCCAGCCCGTGCTGGTCGATGACATTGCGTCCTCCGGACGCACGCTGATCGAGGCCGCGCGGCAGCTGCCTCAGCAAGGCTTCGCGCTGCCCGTGGTCGCTGTGGTGCATGCCATCTTCGCCGAGGATGCCTATCCACAACTCGCGCAGCTATGCAGCCGCATCGTCTCCACCGATGCCGTGCGTCATCAGAGCAATGCGATTGCACTGGCTCCCCTGATCGCGCAGTTCCTTGCCGCCTCTCCTGAGGCAGAGGCCCGCCTCGTGCGCCATCGCCGTCCACCCGAACCTCTCGATGACATCGACCCGTTGGATGCCGATTCCTTTACTGCCCCCTCCACATCTTGAGGAGCACCATCTTGCATCTCACCTCGTTCGGCGGTGCTGGCACCGTCACCGGCTCCAAGCACCTGCTGAGCCACAACGGAAAACACATCCTGGTCGATTGCGGCCTGTTCCAGGGCCTGAAGAACCTGCGTGAGTTGAACTGGGAGCCATTGCCGATCGCGCCGAAGGAGCTCGATGCAGTGGTCTTGACGCATGCACACCTCGACCATTCTGGCTACATTCCCCGGCTCGTGCGCGACGGCTTTCGCGGACGCATCTACGCAACCGCCGCAACCCGCGACGTGGCCGAACTGATCCTAAAGGACAGCGGCCATCTGCAGGAGAAGGATGCCGAGTACGCCAATCGCAAGGGCTTCAGCAAGCACAAGCCCGCGCTGCCGCTGTACACCGTGCAGGATGCCGAGCGCGCGCTCAAGCAGTTCTCCAACGTGCCCTTCGGCAAGCCATTCGCGCTTCCCGACGGCGCGACACTGACGTTCCGCTACGCCGGGCACATTCTGGGCGCTGCGACCGTGGAGATCGACTGGGGCGGCAAGCGCATCGTGTTCTCGGGCGACCTGGGACGCTACGACGACCCGATGCTGTTCGATCCGCAGCCCGTGACCGAAGCCGACTACGTGGTGATCGAGTCCACCTACGGCAACCGGACCCATGCCCCGAGCGATGCCGCCGAGGCACTCGGGGCGGTCATCGAGACAACGGTCGGCCGCGGCGGTACGGTGGTCATTCCCGCCTTCGCGGTGGGCCGGGCGCAGCTGCTGCTCTATCACCTCTGGAAGCTGCGCCAGGCCGGGCGCCTGGGTTCGGTGCCCATCTATCTGGACAGTCCGATGGCGATCAACGCCAGCGAGCTGTTGTGCGATCACCTCGCCGACCACCGCC encodes the following:
- a CDS encoding glycosyltransferase family 2 protein produces the protein MPSLSVVIPVFNERGNIGPLVQEVVHHLRGKIAFDIICVDDRSDDDTREVLVWLKAEVPELRVLLHHQRSGQSTAIRNGVKHALSPWIATLDGDGQNDPADILKLLTARQAASPQIRLFAGWRTERKDTASKRWASRWANRIRQSLLRDDTPDTGCGIKLFDRAAFLDLPYFDHMHRYLPALMQRAGWKTLSVPVSHRPRGSGQSKYTNLGRALVGIRDLMGVAWLIQRSHVTATSELSAGSKS
- a CDS encoding lipid-A-disaccharide synthase N-terminal domain-containing protein, coding for MNVMDQEILWLSWTGLHTTPWKLIGLTGAAFFGVRWLIQFVASKRAGRPVIPRLFWYMSLCGSLMALSYFLFSSKQDAVGVVQNLLPAFTAAYSLYLDIRHHRSIGTSAVAKPASSPSEDDHSC
- a CDS encoding cation transporter, encoding MSECCGCGKVVDVAGMQAKQRKVLVIVLLINLATFVMMALAAWHSHSSSLLSGSLDNLGDALTYAVSLAVVGASAHLKGRVALLKGFLILGAAIAVGVQIVWRLAHPGVPIFESMGVAALLNLAANAVCLWLLNPYRAGDINMASAWECSRNDIYEGVAVILAAALVWAFGAGWPDLVIAAALLVLFLRSAVRVLRAAWRESRPSAQPSATI
- a CDS encoding helix-turn-helix domain-containing protein → MKISQAAEASGCHLETIRYYEKIGLLPHPTRTDSGYRAYTSADIERLRFIARGRDLGFSLEEIRSLLQLASDERLSCDDVDRLARTHLTDIRARQEDLRRMADELERVIISCHGGQRAECTILSTLRQPTQSFEV
- a CDS encoding IS30 family transposase; this translates as MGRPGMSRAQKRDLWRRWKGGQSLSDIARFFDKNPGSIFGVLAAQGGIAPRERRRSARSLSLMDREEISRCLASGQSFRQIALSLGRPTSTISREVARHGDRDRYRAAHADEAAWEAARRPQSCRLADNPRLRWLVACKLGQQWSPEQIAGWLKLRFPLNQALQVSHETIYRSLFIQARGLLKKELLAHLRTRRRMRHSKLATAMPRGGIIDAVSIRERPAEVEDRAVPGHWEGDLITGSNNSHIATLVERHSRFVMLVKVKGKDTNSVVSALSRQVKTLPTALRKSLTWDRGGEMASHKNFTVATDTQVYFCDPQSPWQRGSNENTNGLLRQYFPDGTDLSRHSQAFLNKIARRLNERPRKTLGFQTPAAKLSQAVASTG
- a CDS encoding Cu(+)/Ag(+) sensor histidine kinase — its product is MPDRFAFLRRPASLSARVTGLVGIAMMVVLLLFSWVSVGSLDRHFAEMDEEELGVIASSVIRALGEVQDGSDTQALRRAVRGHHGVYYYVADAGGKTLYAPKDGPDLASFARRTPPVPLADRQSMTIWEENGKSYRGGVIQVGGDTSLSGTYTIAVAMNIGGHLEFIRSFKRIQWWTICVVMCIAILVAWFAVRWGHIPIHRANEKIRAITSSKLYLRLDPKAVPVELEETIASFNDMLGRIEDGFEQLANFSADIAHELRTPVTNLTTQTEVALGQARSADEYREILYSNLEEFGRLNRMINDMLFLAQTENDPGNLNLESVVLEDAVRGLFEYFEALVEERGVKLELRGRTTPIRGDREMLRRALSNLISNAIRYTPSGETITVRFSQKDRDVIISVENPGEKIPPEELSRIFNRFYRVGHAAHRKGEGAGLGLAIVKSIVEAHGGSVSALSDEKLTKFYILLPLTES
- a CDS encoding heavy metal response regulator transcription factor, which gives rise to MKLLVVEDEHKTADYVRQGLMEAGFVVDLARDGPDGLHMATTEHYDLIVLDVMLPGMDGRKILQTIRAAGNQVPVLFLTARSSVDDRVQGLELGADDYLVKPFVFSELLARVRTLLRRGGSPIPHDRIQIADLELDLARRRATRAGQRINLTSKEFALLELLARRQGEVLPRSLIASQVWDMNFDSDTNVIDVAIRRLRAKIDDSFEPKLIQTVRGMGYTLDLPDA
- a CDS encoding DUF2933 domain-containing protein — protein: MSEIPDRKRGGWRSPAVLTLCVFLFIAGLFLWLEHRAHVLGALPLLLPLVICIGMHFFLHRGHGGHGGHQTHREEGDRDDR
- a CDS encoding isoprenylcysteine carboxylmethyltransferase family protein; protein product: MTGNPPAYGLWFLALVNAGIFILFALSFFKPTTARDWRSLGAFSAFIVALFVEMYGFPLTLYLLAGWVGNRFPGLDPLSHDAGHIWPALFGWSGDPHLNPFHLASYMLIGSGFWLIAAGWRVLHEAQRAGSLATTGPYAHVRHPQYVGFILVLIGFFLQWPTLVTGVMLPILLVMYWRLAKREEREVEATFGDQYRRYASDVPAFVPRLGRLFNNREGQIE